One window of Chryseobacterium indologenes genomic DNA carries:
- the hemL gene encoding glutamate-1-semialdehyde 2,1-aminomutase, with protein MKYQRSSALFDEAYKYIPGGVNSPVRAFKSVGGVPVFMKSAKGAYLTDADDNTYIDYINSWGPAILGHTHPEVLEELKIQAEKGFSFGAPTELETEIAKFIIDNVPNIDQIRMVSSGTEACMSAIRLARGYTGRDKIVKFEGCYHGHSDSFLIKAGSGAATFGNPNSPGVTAGTAKDTLLARYNDFEQVEDLFRHNQGEIAAVIIEPVAGNMGCVLPENNFLQNLRKICDENGALLIFDEVMTGFRLAFGGAQELFNVKADLVTYGKVIGGGLPVGAFAGRNEIMDHLAPKGGVYQAGTLSGNPLAMRAGLKTLQLIKNDPEFFNRLHKTTETLDFEIGKILNEKGIAHKINRKGSMMSVFFHINRVSNFDEAQEANHSLFNNFFHQMLQNGVYLPPSGYETYFISDAIKDKEIDMTLEAVRKFEYSNK; from the coding sequence TTTGTTTGATGAAGCCTACAAATACATTCCGGGAGGAGTAAACTCTCCGGTAAGAGCATTCAAATCCGTAGGAGGTGTTCCTGTTTTTATGAAATCGGCAAAAGGGGCTTACCTTACCGATGCAGATGACAATACTTACATTGATTATATCAATTCATGGGGGCCAGCCATTTTGGGACATACACATCCTGAAGTACTGGAAGAACTGAAGATTCAGGCAGAGAAAGGATTCTCTTTTGGAGCACCTACAGAACTGGAAACAGAAATTGCAAAATTTATTATTGATAACGTCCCGAATATTGACCAGATCAGAATGGTTTCTTCAGGAACAGAAGCATGTATGAGTGCCATAAGACTGGCAAGAGGTTATACAGGAAGAGATAAAATTGTAAAATTTGAAGGCTGTTATCACGGACATTCAGATTCATTCCTGATCAAAGCGGGAAGCGGTGCTGCTACCTTTGGAAATCCAAATTCTCCGGGAGTAACAGCAGGTACAGCGAAAGATACTTTATTAGCACGTTATAACGATTTTGAACAGGTAGAAGATCTTTTCCGTCACAATCAGGGAGAAATTGCAGCGGTAATTATAGAGCCGGTTGCAGGAAATATGGGATGTGTACTGCCGGAAAATAACTTCTTACAAAACCTGAGAAAGATCTGTGATGAAAACGGAGCTTTATTAATCTTTGATGAGGTAATGACCGGTTTCAGATTGGCTTTCGGAGGAGCTCAGGAACTTTTCAATGTAAAAGCAGACTTAGTAACTTACGGAAAAGTAATCGGTGGAGGACTTCCGGTAGGAGCTTTCGCAGGAAGAAACGAAATTATGGATCACCTGGCTCCAAAAGGCGGTGTTTACCAGGCAGGAACATTAAGTGGAAATCCTTTAGCGATGAGAGCGGGATTAAAAACACTTCAGCTTATTAAAAACGATCCTGAATTTTTCAACAGATTGCATAAGACGACAGAAACATTGGATTTTGAAATCGGAAAAATTTTAAACGAAAAAGGAATTGCTCATAAAATCAACAGAAAAGGTTCTATGATGTCTGTTTTCTTCCATATCAACAGAGTTTCCAACTTTGATGAAGCTCAGGAAGCTAATCATTCATTGTTCAATAACTTCTTCCACCAGATGCTTCAGAATGGAGTGTATTTACCACCAAGTGGATACGAAACGTACTTCATCAGTGATGCCATTAAGGATAAAGAAATTGATATGACACTGGAAGCAGTAAGAAAATTTGAATATTCCAATAAATAA